A genomic stretch from Theobroma cacao cultivar B97-61/B2 chromosome 4, Criollo_cocoa_genome_V2, whole genome shotgun sequence includes:
- the LOC18602527 gene encoding uncharacterized protein LOC18602527 — protein sequence MSESENFGHEHPLVLNEGQSTPSEEAYCSRCEEEVTLSAPSFSCVECGFYLHKRCAEAPLEINHPFHPKHPLLLLQSSPYAPGLDCICDFCDEICEASIYHCSCGLDFHIACALFTYNIAQQNVEELQHVALEEPLISTENDGEKLESFHCFGCWKPLLSSTYFSLDCGFHLHKKCAELPLKINHMCHRKHPLVLQFNSLRLSCNICEETRRRGFVYCCLPCKVAVHIECVSTAPPPIIEDKSHQHPFTLFWIQFPFICSACGTEGNCAAYMCSTCSIIVHKKCISLPRIIKHKWHHHRIFHKYFLHEDNFESWDCIICHEDVNAAHGCYFCSDCKITAHVNCATKEKNWYYEVSPENQDEESTNSLALLPGESIDSITCVIERNDAGEATKIKHFKHMHELMLSEKIAEYDKYCEACMLPISASFYYCLECDFFLHKACAELPKMMKHVWFHYCQQSSFILISDCIFRCESCRYLSNGFAYRCNECGDRVCLRCMSLTPDTLTCQGHKHPLLLYVEYEGKCCGCGDDMDEGYCCKGCNFALCVTCVALPTTTRHKCDEHVFVLTYKDDNDYSECHYCDICEERRNSNYWFYHCATCDTSAHKDCVLEDYRYIKLGSTYKEGDHPHPLIFVKKIYYYPQCIECGEPCKELALECATLGCNYIVHWKCTEPIDL from the coding sequence atgAGTGAGtctgaaaattttggacaTGAGCATCCCCTGGTGTTGAATGAAGGGCAGAGCACGCCCAGTGAAGAAGCTTACTGCTCAAGGTGTGAGGAGGAGGTGACACTGTCAGCTCCAAGTTTTAGCTGTGTGGAGTGTGGGTTTTACCTCCATAAGAGATGTGCTGAGGCACCCCTGGAGATCAATCACCCTTTTCATCCCAAGCATCCTCTCCTCCTCCTGCAAAGTTCACCTTATGCTCCGGGGTTAGACTGCATTTGTGATTTTTGTGATGAGATATGTGAGGCTTCCATTTATCATTGCTCTTGCGGATTAGACTTTCATATCGCGTGTGCTTTATTTACATATAATATTGCTCAACAAAATGTTGAAGAGCTTCAACATGTTGCTCTTGAAGAGCCATTGATTTCCACCGAAAACGATGGTGAAAAACTTGAAAGTTTTCATTGTTTCGGGTGTTGGAAACCGTTGCTAAGTTCTACCTACTTTTCTCTTGATTGTGGATTCCATCTCCATAAAAAATGTGCTGAATTACCTCTCAAAATCAATCATATGTGTCACCGCAAACATCCTCTTGTTCTACAATTTAATAGTCTACGGCTTTCTTGCAACATATGCGAAGAAACCCGACGAAGAGGATTTGTTTATTGTTGTTTGCCTTGCAAGGTTGCTGTTCACATTGAGTGTGTATCAACCGCACCCCCACCCATCATTGAAGATAAAAGTCATCAACACCCATTCACCCTGTTTTGGATACAATTCCCTTTCATTTGTAGTGCATGTGGTACTGAAGGAAATTGTGCTGCCTACATGTGTAGCACATGCAGCATTATAGTTCATAAAAAATGCATTTCATTACCACGCATTATCAAACACAAGTGGCATCACCATCGCATTTTTCACAAATATTTCCTTCATGAAGACAATTTTGAGAGTTGGGATTGCATAATTTGTCATGAAGACGTCAATGCAGCGCACGGCTGTTACTTTTGTTCAGATTGCAAAATTACTGCCCATGTGAATTGTgcaacaaaggaaaaaaattggtATTATGAAGTCTCACCAGAAAATCAAGATGAGGAATCTACGAATAGTTTGGCACTTTTGCCTGGTGAATCTATCGACTCCATCACTTGTGTTATTGAGAGGAATGATGCTGGAGAAGccacaaaaataaaacatttcaagCATATGCATGAGTTGATGTTAAGTGAGAAAATTGCGGAGTATGATAAATATTGTGAGGCGTGCATGTTACCTATCTCAGCTTCCTTTTACTATTGTTTAGAATgtgatttctttcttcataAAGCCTGTGCTGAATTACCTAAGATGATGAAGCATGTTTGGTTTCATTATTGCCAGCAAAGTTCCTTCATCCTCATTTCTGACTGCATTTTTAGATGTGAATCATGTCGTTACCTATCCAATGGCTTTGCCTATAGATGTAACGAATGTGGCGATCGTGTATGCCTTCGATGTATGTCTCTAACTCCTGATACTCTAACATGTCAAGGACATAAACACCCCCTCCTTCTTTATGTCGAGTATGAAGGGAAGTGTTGTGGTTGTGGTGATGACATGGATGAAGGATACTGTTGTAAGGGTTGCAATTTTGCTTTATGTGTGACATGTGTTGCTCTACCAACTACAACTCGACACAAATGCGAtgaacatgtttttgtactcACTTATAAAGATGATAATGATTATTCAGAATGTCATTATTGTGACATTTGTGAGGAgagaagaaattcaaattattggtTTTATCATTGTGCAACTTGTGATACTTCTGCTCATAAGGATTGTGTTCTTGAAGACTATCGATATATCAAACTCGGGAGTACCTACAAAGAAGGAGATCATCCACATCCTCTCATCTTTGTGAAGAAGATTTATTACTACCCTCAATGCATTGAATGTGGTGAGCCTTGTAAAGAATTGGCTCTTGAATGTGCTACTCTTGGATGTAACTATATTGTCCATTGGAAATGTACAGAACCAATTGATCTATGA
- the LOC18602529 gene encoding uncharacterized protein At3g49140, with product MAIAAASSFSVGPSQCHLCQVEGVYYSPLHGVNSSWVKTTFDGCRSSDLSGVSFRCRSPFFGSTQFHWWSAGHDHCLSKVSVAADYSDSVPDSSSYASNQGYHPLEELKVLKRMRETKLSAAEVARTTVEANSTALLVFPGTVHSEPHEQISWAEFHYVIDDYGDIFFEIFDDENILQDRGASNLVNALIGMDIPMHENNRVVGEYNISDIGNDDEIPFDDDYFEVMDSEMSEAPVDWGMPDTATATWVHPIYFAKCLTKAVHMEHDRKMDHPSNGVSIVGCLRPAFYDEESYLRRLFHFEDNDGYTSDWKDGETSRSSSKYGGSKSDSTLYRMEIMRMELFSIYGVQSLISLQDFQDAEPDVLVHSTSAILERFSQNGIRCNVALKALCKKKGLQIEGANLIGVDSLGIDVRIFSGVEVRTHRFPFKVRAMSETAAEKQILKLLFPRSHRKKFRTDGDGFRDPASF from the exons aTGGCGATCGCTGCTGCTTCTTCCTTCTCCGTCG GTCCTTCCCAGTGTCATTTATGTCAAGTGGAAGGGGTTTATTACTCACCATTACATGGGGTTAACAGCAGTTGGGTCAAAACTACATTTGATGGCTGCAGATCTAGTGACCTGTCCGGCGTGAG tTTCAGATGCAGGAGTCCATTTTTCGGATCAACACAATTTCATTGGTGGTCTGCAGGACATGATCATTGCCTTTCAAAAGTTTCAGTTGCTGCAGATTATTCTGATTCTGTTCCTGACTCATCTAGTTATGCAAGTAACCAAGGTTATCATCCTCTTGAAGAACTGAAAGTTTTGAAAAGGATGCGGGAAACTAAACTATCAGCAGCTGAAGTAGCAAGGACAACCGTTGAG GCTAACAGCACAGCTTTGCTAGTCTTTCCTGGCACAGTGCATTCTGAACCTCATGAACAAATTTCTTGGGCTGAATTTCATTATGTCATTGATGATTATGGAG atatcttttttgaaatttttgatgacGAGAACATCTTACAAGATCGTGGAGCAAGTAACCTTGTG AATGCTCTGATTGGGATGGACATCCCCATGCATGAGAATAATAGGGTAGTTGGTGAATACAATATTTCAGACATTGGGAACGATGATGAAATTCCTTTTGATGATGATTATTTTGAG GTTATGGATTCTGAAATGTCTGAGGCTCCAGTGGATTGGGGGATGCCAGATACTGCTACTGCCACCTGGGTTCATCCTATATATTTTGCCAAATGCTTGACAAAG GCTGTTCATATGGAACATGACAGAAAAATGGACCATCCATCAAATGGTGTTTCTATTGTGGGTTGCCTCAGACCAGCCTTTTATGATGAAGAATCATATCTGAGAAGGCTATTCCATTTTGAAGATAATGATGGCTACACCTCAGACTGGAAAG ATGGTGAAACTTCCAGATCTAGTTCCAAATATGGTGGATCTAAAAGTGACTCGACTCTCTATCGAATGGAGATAATGAGAATGGAATTATTCTCTATATATGGTGTGCAG TCTTTAATTAGCTTGCAAGATTTTCAAGATGCTGAGCCTGATGTCCTTGTACACTCTACTTCAGCAATTTTAGAGCGTTTTAGTCAAAATGGAATCAGGTGCAATGTTGCTCTAAAAGCCCTGTGCAAGAAGAAGGGTCTCCAAATAGAG GGAGCTAATTTGATTGGAGTTGATAGTCTCGGCATTGATGTAAGAATTTTCTCTGGGGTGGAAGTTCGAACTCATCGTTTTCCATTCAAAGTTCGG gCTATGTCTGAAACTGCAGCTGAAAAGCAGATCCTTAAACTGCTGTTCCCGCGGTCTCACCGAAAGAAATTTAGGACTGATGGAGATGGATTTAGGGACCCAGCCTCCTTTTAG
- the LOC18602530 gene encoding solute carrier family 35 member F1 codes for MMSVKQFWTKKTLVGLGLGQFLSLLITSTGFSSSELAKKGINAPTSQSFLNYVLLTVVYGSVMLYRRQALKAKWYYYVVLGLVDVEANYLVVKAYQYTSITSVMLLDCWSIPSVMLLTFLFLKTKYRFRKIAGVIVCVAGLVMVVFSDVHAGDRSGGSNPRKGDLFVIAGATLYAISNVSEEFLVKNADRVELMSFLGLFGAIISAIQISIIERNELKSIRWTAGAAFPFFGFSLAMFLFYSFVPVLLKMSGSTMLNLSLLTSDMWAVLIRIFAYHEKVDWMYFLAFVAVAVGLIIYSGGDKEEDQRRADVADEDAERSKHFDEETGFDNLNRGTMAGSSKTGETSKHDCTTSTGAREIISNKNVGKIYKGRNHDITAPSE; via the exons atgatgagtgTTAAGCAGTTTTGGACAAAGAAGACGTTGGTTGGACTTGGGTTGGGGCAGTTTCTGTCTCTTCTGATCACTTCCACTGGCTTCTCTTCATCTGAACTCGCCAAAaaag GAATCAATGCGCCAACATCTCAGTCGTTTCTAAATTATGTACTCTTGACTGTTGTGTATGGAAGTGTCATGCTTTACAGAAGGCAAGCACTTAAG GCAAAATGGTATTATTATGTTGTTCTTGGATTGGTAGATGTAGAGGCCAATTATCTTg TGGTGAAGGCCTATCAGTACACATCTATAACAAGTGTCATGCTGCTGGATTGTTGGTCTATCCCATCTGTCATGCTTCttacctttcttttcttgaaaaCAAAGTACAGATTCAGAAAGATAGCTGGTGTGATTGTATGTGTTGCTGGGCTTGTCATGGTTGTTTTTTCTGATGTTCATGCAGGCGACCGATCAG GAGGCAGCAACCCTCGCAAAGGAGATTTATTCGTTATTGCTGGGGCAACTCTCTATGCCATCAGTAATGTCAGCGAG GAGTTTCTTGTGAAGAATGCTGATAGAGTTGAACTCATGTCATTTTTGGGTCTATTTGGTGCCATTATTAGTGCAATCCAAAT AAGCATAATTGAACGCAATGAACTCAAATCTATTCGCTGGACAGCTGGTGCT gCATTTCCATTTTTTGGATTTTCGTTGGCTATGTTTCTGTTTTACTCATTTGTCCCGGTGTTACTTAAG ATGAGTGGTTCCACAATGCTCAATCTCTCTCTGCTTACCTCAGACATGTGGGCTGTCTTAATCCGCATTTTTGCTTACCATGAGAAG GTTGATTGGATGTACTTTTTAGCATTTGTTGCCGTAGCTGTTGGGCTTATAATTTACTCTGG GGGTGACAAGGAAGAGGATCAACGCCGAGCTGACGTTGCTGATGAAGATGCTGAGAGAAGCAAACATTTTGATGAGGAGACTGGTTTCGACAACCTCAATCGAGGAACTATGGCTGGAAGCTCGAAAACAGGGGAGACTAGCAAGCATGATTGTACCACTAGCACCGGGGCCAGGGAAATCATTTCGAACAAAAATGTGGGAAAGATATACAAGGGAAGAAATCATGATATTACTGCTCCCTCGGAATAG
- the LOC18602531 gene encoding probable methyltransferase PMT19 produces the protein MATPMQPQQQQQRSLAPSPNPFKKPLLRLLLITMFCSLSYILGSYSNSSTFTLPQKQDRKLPHCLQLNFTTHNVLSPPLNFEPLHKIPLPQEPIKNLSFCSANFTNYLPCHDPYRERRFSVFRFSHRERHCPESDEKVRCLIPRPKGYKKPFPWPQSRDFAWFKNVPFKRLAQYKKAQNWVRLEGDKLVFPGGGTSFPKGVKGYIEEIKKVLPLKSGKIRTVLDVGCGVASFGAFLMDFNILTLSMAPRDVHEAQVQFALERGIPAMLGVLSTNRLPFPSRSFDMAHCSRCLVRWTEYDGLYLLEIDRVLRPGGYWVLSGPPINWRFNYKGWQREPKDLENEQMRLEDLARRLCWKKIAERGPFAVWQKPTNHLHCIQKIKTWKSPQFCTTPDPDAGWYKLMDLCITPLPNVKDTHEVSGGALENWPKRLNAVPPRVKSGAKEGISIKSFNEDNQLWRRRVSYYGVILKTLSDGKYRNIMDMNAGLGGFATAMDKYPVWVMNVIPSDAKTNTLGIVYERGLIGTYMNWCEAFSTYPRTYDLVHAHGVFSMYMDKCDFVDILLEIYRILRPQGAVIIRDHVDVVMKLKGITDQMRWNGQVLHTENGPFHAEKILLVDNSED, from the exons ATGGCAACGCCAATGCAGCCACAGCAGCAACAACAACGATCACTTGCTCCATCTCCAAATCCCTTCAAAAAACCTTTACTGAGGCTCCTTCTAATAACCATGTTCTGCTCACTTTCTTATATACTTGGCTCTTACAGCAACTCTTCCACCTTCACTCTCCCTCAAAAACAAGACCGTAAGTTACCTCATTGTTTACAGCTAAATTTCACTACCCACAACGTACTTTCACCTCCTCTTAACTTTGAACCACTCCACAAAATTCCCCTCCCTCAAGAACCTATCAAAAACTTGAGCTTTTGCTCTGCTAACTTCACCAACTACTTACCCTGCCATGACCCATATAGAGAAAGAAGGTTCAGTGTTTTTAGATTCTCTCACAGGGAAAGGCATTGCCCTGAAAGTGATGAGAAAGTTAGGTGCTTGATACCAAGGCCTAAAGGTTACAAAAAGCCATTTCCATGGCCTCAAAGTAGGGACTTTGCTTGGTTCAAGAATGTGCCTTTTAAGAGGCTGGCACAGTACAAGAAAGCACAGAATTGGGTTAGATTGGAAGGTGATAAGCTGGTGTTTCCAGGTGGTGGGACTTCTTTCCCAAAGGGAGTGAAGGGTTATATTGAGGAGATTAAGAAAGTTTTGCCGTTGAAATCTGGGAAGATCAGGACAGTTCTTGATGTTGGATGTGGG GTTGCTAGTTTTGGAGCCTTTCTAATGGACTTCAATATATTGACACTGTCGATGGCACCAAGAGATGTACATGAAGCTCAAGTGCAGTTTGCCTTAGAAAGAGGAATTCCAGCCATGCTGGGTGTTCTAAGCACCAATCGGCTTCCATTCCCATCAAGATCTTTTGACATGGCTCACTGTTCCAGATGCCTGGTCCGATGGACTGAATATG ACGGACTTTATCTGCTGGAGATTGACCGGGTTTTGCGTCCCGGTGGCTACTGGGTACTTTCTGGGCCACCTATAAATTGGAGGTTTAACTACAAAGGCTGGCAGAGGGAGCCTAAGGACTTGGAAAATGAGCAAATGAGGTTGGAAGATCTTGCTAGGAGACTGTGCTGGAAAAAGATTGCAGAGAGGGGACCATTTGCTGTGTGGCAAAAGCCTACTAATCATTTGCACTGCATCCAAAAGATTAAAACTTGGAAATCACCCCAATTTTGCACTACGCCTGACCCTGATGCTGGCTG GTACAAACTGATGGATTTGTGCATTACCCCTCTTCCAAATGTGAAAGACACCCATGAAGTATCTGGAGGTGCTCTTGAAAATTGGCCTAAAAGATTGAATGCTGTTCCTCCTAGAGTTAAAAGTGGAGCTAAAGAAGGcatttcaattaagtcattcAATGAAGATAATCAGTTATGGAGAAGGAGAGTTTCCTATTATGGGGTTATACTCAAGACTCTTTCTGATGGTAAATACAGAAATATTATGGATATGAATGCTGGATTGGGTGGTTTTGCTACAGCAATGGATAAGTATCCAGTTTGGGTTATGAATGTAATTCCTTCTGATGCCAAAACAAACACCCTTGGTATTGTGTACGAACGTGGTCTCATTGGAACTTATATGAATTG GTGTGAAGCTTTCTCAACATACCCCCGCACATATGATCTGGTACATGCCCATGGTGTATTCAGTATGTATATGGACAA GTGTGACTTCGTTGATATCCTCCTCGAAATTTATCGTATACTTAGGCCCCAAGGAGCTGTCATAATAAGAGATCATGTGGACGTTGTTATGAAACTAAAGGGCATTACAGATCAAATGAGATGGAATGGCCAGGTTTTACATACTGAGAATGGTCCTTTCCACGCTGAGAAGATACTATTAGTTGACAATTCTGAAGACTAA